One Poecilia reticulata strain Guanapo linkage group LG4, Guppy_female_1.0+MT, whole genome shotgun sequence genomic window carries:
- the lpl2a gene encoding lipoprotein lipase yields MRAWQLWFLCFVVLNADAQKGTSLEEDLTDSAFGNFLDPVKDLFDEDEHHSAIAKFSLRNPSHPDDDLCYIVPGKPETLAACGFNSASKTFLVIHGWTLSGMFESWMPKLVSALYERERTANVVVVDWLSSAQNHYVVAVQKTKSVGREIARFIDWIEETTNMPLDKLHLIGYSLGAHVAGFAGSHASNKVGRITGLDPAGPDFEGKHAQRRLSPDDAHFVDVLHTFTQGSLGLSIGIQQPIGHVDIYPNGGSFQPGCNMRGALEKIANFGIFAINDAVKCEHERSIHLFIDSLLNEREPAKAYQCGSNDMFDRGMCLSCRKGRCNTVGYSTSQIRRPHGVQMYTKTRASMPFRVYHYQLKIHFSSKVNTSEMEPSLTVSLYGTKGEAENLELQLKERLETNRTHSFLLVTETDIGDLLMLKFKWMETNSWSVSNLLKMVSSWWSGNADGVEVHKIRIKSGETQQKMVFCLNDPDAHSSHLVTFVKCKGERRTKRKPVSKRVTLKND; encoded by the exons ATGAGAGCCTGGCAACTTTGGTTTCTGTGCTTCGTGGTGTTGAATGCGGATGCGCAAAAAGGGACTTCCCTGGAAGAAGATCTCACTGATTCTGCATTTG GCAACTTCCTTGACCCTGTGAAAGATTTGTTTGACGAGGATGAACATCACTCGGCTATCGCAAAATTCTCCCTGCGTAACCCATCCCATCCCGACGACGACCTCTGCTACATTGTTCCCGGAAAACCAGAGACCCTGGCAGCCTGCGGTTTCAACAGCGCATCCAAAACCTTCCTGGTGATCCACGGATGGACG CTGAGCGGTATGTTTGAAAGCTGGATGCCGAAGTTGGTGTCTGCGCTGTACGAGAGGGAGCGGACGGCCAACGTTGTTGTGGTGGACTGGCTGAGCTCGGCTCAGAACCACTATGTGGTCGCGGTTCAGAAAACCAAATCGGTGGGAAGAGAAATCGCACGCTTCATTGACTGGATCGAG gaaaccaCCAACATGCCTCTTGACAAGCTCCACCTGATCGGCTACAGCCTTGGGGCTCATGTGGCTGGATTTGCTGGCAGTCATGCCAGCAACAAAGTTGGACGGATTACTG gTCTGGATCCAGCTGGACCTGACTTTGAGGGCAAACACGCCCAGAGGCGCCTCTCTCCAGATGACGCCCACTTTGTGGACGTCCTCCACACCTTCACTCAGGGTTCGCTGGGTCTCAGCATCGGGATACAGCAACCCATTGGCCATGTGGACATCTACCCCAACGGGGGCAGCTTCCAGCCGGGCTGCAACATGAGGGGCGCCTTGGAGAAAATCGCTAACTTTGGGATATTTG CCATCAATGATGCGGTGAAGTGCGAACACGAgcgctccatccatcttttcatTGACTCGCTGCTGAACGAGCGGGAGCCTGCCAAGGCCTACCAGTGTGGCAGCAACGACATGTTCGACCGCGGCATGTGTCTGAGCTGTCGCAAGGGCCGCTGCAACACTGTCGGCTACAGCACAAGCCAGATCCGCAGGCCACACGGCGTTCAGATGTACACCAAGACACGAGCTTCCATGCCTTTCAGAG TTTACCATTACCAGCTGAAGATCCACTTCTCCAGTAAGGTGAACACGTCAGAGATGGAGCCGTCTCTCACCGTCTCTCTGTACGGAACCAAAGGAGAGGCTGAAAACCTGGAGCTCCAGCT gaAGGAAAGACTtgagacaaacaggacacatTCGTTTCTTCTGGTCACTGAGACGGATATCGGCGACCTGCTGATGTTGAAGTTTAAGTGGATGGAGACAAACAGCTGGTCGGTGTCCAACCTGTTAAAGATGGTTTCCTCTTGGTGGTCTGGGAACGCCGACGGTGTGGAGGTTCACAAAATCCGTATCAAAAGTGGCGAAACGCAACAAAA GATGGTTTTCTGTTTGAACGACCCCGACGCCCACAGCTCACACTTGGTCACATTTGTTAAATGTAAAGGTGAACGGAGAACAAAACGTAAACCAGTTTCAAAGAG agtgactctgaagaatgactga